In the Actinomycetota bacterium genome, TCCACCGCCCTCTACCCGCCGAAGAAGTTCTTCGGCGCTGCGCGCAACATCGAGAACGGCGGGTCGCTCACGATTCTCGCCACGGCGCTCGTGGAGACCGGCTCGAAGATGGACGAGGTCATCTTCGAGGAGTTCAAGGGTACCGGTAACATGGAGCTCAGGCTCGACCGCCGCATGGCCGACCGCCGCATATTCCCGGCGATCGACGTCGTTGTGAGCGGCACGCGCAAAGAGGAGCTCCTGCTCGATCCGCAGGAAGCGCCGTTCGTGTGGGGTCTTCGACGCATCCTGCACGGCGTGGATTCGCCCGAGCGCGCGATCGACATGCTGATCAAGGGACTCAAGCAGACCGACTCGAACCTTCTGTTCCTCTCGAAGATGGCGCGCAAGGCCAACGAGAAGAGCAACGGCATCGACCTCTAAGCGCGGTGTCGGATTCCGGTGGACACAGTGGGCGTACCGCAGCGTCGAAAGCGCTTTCTCAGACTCTGTCCGCGTACTCGAGGATGTACCCCGCGAACCGCTCGAAGTCCTCGCGTCGCGTCGAGTACTCGTAGAGTAGCGACGTGTCCAGCATCCTGTACTCGTGCTCGAGGACGTTCCGGAAGCCGGCCATGCCTGCGATCTTCTCAGCGAATTCGGTCGGAAGCA is a window encoding:
- a CDS encoding transcription termination factor Rho, whose amino-acid sequence is TFDMPAENHIAVAELVMERAKRLVESGYDVVILLDSITRLARAYNLATPASGRILSGGVDSTALYPPKKFFGAARNIENGGSLTILATALVETGSKMDEVIFEEFKGTGNMELRLDRRMADRRIFPAIDVVVSGTRKEELLLDPQEAPFVWGLRRILHGVDSPERAIDMLIKGLKQTDSNLLFLSKMARKANEKSNGIDL